The following are encoded together in the Marmota flaviventris isolate mMarFla1 chromosome 18, mMarFla1.hap1, whole genome shotgun sequence genome:
- the Fgf21 gene encoding fibroblast growth factor 21 produces the protein MDWDKAKFEPLGLWVLVLAALVLGACQAYPIPDSSPLLQFGGQVRQRYLYTDDAQETEAHLEIRADGTVVGAAHQSPESLLELKALKPGVIQILGVKTSRFLCQRPDGVLYGSLHFDPEACSFREQLLEDGYNVYQSESHGLPVRLPPNSPYRDPVPRGPARFLPLPGLPPAALEPPGILVPEPPDVGSSDPLSMVGPLQGRSPSYAS, from the exons ATGGACTGGGACAAGGCCAAGTTTGAGCCCCTGGGACTGTGGGTCCTTGTGCTGGCTGCCCTTGTGCTGGGAGCCTGCCAGGCATACCCCATCCCTGACTCAAGCCCCCTCCTCCAATTTGGGGGCCAAGTCCGGCAGCGGTACCTGTACACAGATGAtgcccaggagactgaggcccacCTGGAGATCAGGGCTGATGGCACCGTGGTGGGGGCTGCCCATCAAAGCCCGGAAA GTCTCTTGGAGCTGAAAGCCTTGAAGCCTGGGGTCATTCAAATCTTGGGGGTCAAAACATCCAGGTTCCTGTGCCAGAGGCCAGATGGAGTTCTGTATGGATCG CTCCACTTTGACCCTGAGGCCTGTAGCTTCCGGGAGCAGCTTCTGGAGGACGGGTACAATGTTTACCAGTCAGAATCCCACGGCCTCCCTGTGCGCCTGCCCCCTAACTCACCATACCGGGACCCAGTGCCGCGAGGACCAGCCCGCTTCCTCCCACTGCCAGGCCTGCCCCCAGCAGCCCTGGAGCCACCAGGGATCCTGGTCCCTGAGCCCCCTGATGTGGGCTCCTCCGACCCACTCAGCATGGTGGGGCCTTTGCAGGGCCGAAGCCCCAGTTATGCTTCCTGA